GCTGGTGATCGGCGCCGACACCTACTCCACCATCGTCGACCCCGCCGACCGCGACACCGCCGCCCTGTTCGGCGACGGCGCCGGCGCGGTCCTGCTGGCCGCCGCCGAGGACGGCGCGTCCGGCGCCCTGCGCGCCGCCGACCTCGGCAGCGACGGCGGCGCGGCCGCCCTGATCACCATCGCCGCGGGCGGCTCCCGCCACCCCGACCGGCAGCGGCAGGACCCGGACGCGCACTGGTTCCGGATGCGCGGGCGCGCCGTCTACGGCCAGGCCGTCCGGCACCTCACCGACTCCGCCGGACGCGCACTGGCCGCGGCCGGCTGGCGGGCCGCCGACCTCGGCGCGTTCGTCGCCCACCAGGCCAACCAGCGCATCCTCGACTCGGTCGCCGACCGCCTCGGCCTGCCGCCCGCCGTCCGCTTCGGCAACCTGCGCGAACTCGGCAACACCGCCGCCGCGTCCATCCCGCTGGTGCTCGCCGACGACGGCCCGCAGCGCGCCCTCGCCCCCGGCACGCCCGCCCTGCTCACCGCCTTCGGCGGCGGCCTGACCTGGGCGTCCGTCGCCCTCACCTGGCCCGCCGCCACCCCCGTCCGCCGCACCCTGGACTGACACCGACGCCCCGTCACGAGGAGGAGACCCCGTGGACCAGGTCACCGAACGCATCGCCGCCGTCCTCATCCGGAAGTTCGACGTCCCCGCCGACCTGATCACCGCCCGGGCGAGCTTCCAGGAGCTCGACCTCGACTCGCTGTCCATCGTCGAGCTGTACGTCACCCTCCAGGAGGAGTGGGGCGTCCCGCTGGACGCCGAAGCCGCCGGAGCGGACGTGACCTTCGGCCAACTCGTCGACGAGGTGCGCAGGTTGCTGGACGGGCGGCGACCCGGAGATGACTGACCCGACCGACGGGAGACGGATCGTGGTCACCGGCACCGGGGCGGTCACCGCCGGGGGCGACGGGATGGCGCCGACCTGGCGCACCCTGTGCGAGGGGCACGGCACCGCCCGGCGCGACCCCGCCCTGGACGGCGGCCCCGTACCGATCAGCTGCCGCCCGCCGCACCCCGAGGACGCCCCCGTCCGGCAGGCCTGGCGGCTGGACCGCTCCACCCGCTACCTGCTGACCGCCGCCCGCGAAGCCCTCCGCGAAGCCGGGATCGAAGCCTTCGGCGCACGGCCCCCCGACTGGGACCCGGACCGCGTCGCCGTGGTGATCGGCTCCGCGGCCGGCGGGATCGCCGTCCTGGAGGACGCCCACCGCCGACTCCTCGAACGCGGCCCCGACGCGCTCTCCCCGCTCACCCTCACCGGCTACCTGCCCAACCTGTCCGCCGCCGGCCACCTCGCCCTCGCGCTGCGCACCACCGGCCCCGCCCTGCACACCTCCACCGCCTGCGCCTCCGGTGCCAACGCCGTCGCGCACGCCGCACTGCTGCTCGCCACCGGCGCCTGCGACCTCGCGGTGGCCGGCGGCACCGACGCGATGGCCACCCCGCTGTGCGCCGCCGCGTTCGCCCGGATGGGCGCGCTGTCCCGGCGCACCGACCGGCCCGCCACCGCCTCCCGGCCCTTCGACCGGGAACGG
The window above is part of the Kitasatospora sp. NA04385 genome. Proteins encoded here:
- a CDS encoding beta-ketoacyl-ACP synthase 3; its protein translation is MPRAAVVGIGSCLPARSVDNEEVIAEGRLDSSDEWIRRRTGIHRRRRAAPGTATGDLAVYAAAAAIESADAAPDFVLLATTTPDHPCPATAPAVAHRLGLPRVPALDLAAVCSGFLYALATADALVRAGTCRRPLVIGADTYSTIVDPADRDTAALFGDGAGAVLLAAAEDGASGALRAADLGSDGGAAALITIAAGGSRHPDRQRQDPDAHWFRMRGRAVYGQAVRHLTDSAGRALAAAGWRAADLGAFVAHQANQRILDSVADRLGLPPAVRFGNLRELGNTAAASIPLVLADDGPQRALAPGTPALLTAFGGGLTWASVALTWPAATPVRRTLD
- a CDS encoding acyl carrier protein, with the translated sequence MDQVTERIAAVLIRKFDVPADLITARASFQELDLDSLSIVELYVTLQEEWGVPLDAEAAGADVTFGQLVDEVRRLLDGRRPGDD
- a CDS encoding beta-ketoacyl synthase, with protein sequence MTDPTDGRRIVVTGTGAVTAGGDGMAPTWRTLCEGHGTARRDPALDGGPVPISCRPPHPEDAPVRQAWRLDRSTRYLLTAAREALREAGIEAFGARPPDWDPDRVAVVIGSAAGGIAVLEDAHRRLLERGPDALSPLTLTGYLPNLSAAGHLALALRTTGPALHTSTACASGANAVAHAALLLATGACDLAVAGGTDAMATPLCAAAFARMGALSRRTDRPATASRPFDRERDGFVLGEGAGVLVLERAADAAARRARALAHLAGWAATSDAHHPAAPDPAGRGLRRAVALALRAADAAPEEVDHVNAHGTGTPQGDRIEAAAIRELFARTPPSVTSAKGALGHTMGAAGAVEAALTVHTLRTGTVPPTANHDAPGPDTAGLDLVTRAPRRQAPRLALSHSVGFGGHNTVLAFRAPGG